One segment of Aquimarina sp. BL5 DNA contains the following:
- a CDS encoding sugar phosphate isomerase/epimerase, which yields MKTIKGPAVFLAQFIDDTAPFNSLDGLCKWASDLGYKGIQIPTWETRLIDLDKAAESQTYCDELKGRIADYGLEITELCTHLQGQLVAVHPAYDLMFDNFAPEDCKNNPKKRTEWAVTQVKNAATASNRLGIRVHGTFSGALLWHTMHPWPQRPAGLVEMGFEELAKRWLPILNHFDEQGVDVCYEIHPGEDLHDGVTFERFLEATGNHKRVNILYDPSHFVLQQLDYLEYIDHYHEFIKAFHVKDSEFNPTGKKGAFGGYGDWIDRAGRYRSLGDGQIDFKSVFSKLTQYGCDVWAVMEWECCIKSPEQGAREGAPFIQNHIIEATEKAFDDFAGTEIDREHLKKILGL from the coding sequence ATGAAAACGATAAAAGGACCAGCAGTATTTCTTGCTCAGTTTATAGATGACACAGCTCCTTTTAATTCCTTGGATGGGTTATGCAAATGGGCATCAGATCTTGGATATAAAGGTATACAAATCCCTACTTGGGAAACCAGATTAATAGATCTGGATAAAGCTGCAGAAAGTCAAACCTATTGTGATGAGCTGAAAGGTAGAATTGCTGATTATGGATTAGAAATCACGGAACTATGTACACATCTTCAGGGGCAATTGGTAGCAGTTCATCCTGCATATGATTTGATGTTTGATAATTTTGCACCTGAGGATTGTAAAAACAATCCCAAAAAGAGAACCGAATGGGCAGTTACACAAGTTAAAAATGCAGCAACAGCTAGTAATCGATTAGGAATCAGAGTACACGGCACATTCTCCGGGGCTTTATTATGGCATACCATGCATCCTTGGCCGCAGAGACCTGCTGGGTTAGTAGAGATGGGATTTGAAGAATTAGCAAAGCGCTGGTTACCAATCCTAAATCATTTTGATGAACAAGGTGTAGACGTCTGTTATGAAATTCATCCTGGTGAAGATTTACATGATGGTGTGACTTTTGAAAGATTTCTGGAAGCAACTGGAAATCATAAAAGGGTGAATATCCTATACGATCCAAGTCATTTTGTTTTACAACAATTAGATTATTTAGAATATATAGATCATTATCACGAATTTATTAAAGCTTTTCACGTAAAAGACTCCGAGTTTAATCCTACAGGTAAAAAAGGTGCCTTTGGAGGATACGGAGATTGGATAGACCGTGCGGGGCGTTATCGTTCTTTAGGAGATGGACAGATTGATTTTAAATCGGTTTTTTCTAAGCTCACCCAATATGGCTGCGATGTGTGGGCTGTGATGGAATGGGAGTGTTGTATCAAGTCTCCAGAACAAGGAGCTAGAGAAGGAGCTCCATTTATCCAAAATCATATTATTGAAGCTACAGAAAAAGCTTTTGATGATTTTGCTGGTACAGAAATTGACAGAGAACATCTTAAAAAAATATTAGGATTATGA
- a CDS encoding MFS transporter, with the protein MKKFIQFQLSLMMFLEFFIWGGWFVTMGIYLPNSLKTSGGEIAMAYSTQSWGAIIAPFIIGLIADRFFNAERILGILHLIGALLMYQMANATDFSAFYPYVLGYMIAYMPTLALVNSVSFNQMNDPAKQFSFVRVFGTIGWIAAGLVISYAFHWDSEEGVASGMLKNTFLMTAIASAVLGIFSFTLPKTPPKASKEQKITISDILGLDAIKLLKDRNFLMFFIASILICIPLAFYYQHAGQFLGEIGVANPAAKMTIGQISEVLFMLLLPFFFKKFGFKKTILVGMLAWGIRYLLFAYGNSGELAFMLIVGIALHGICYDFFFVSGQIYTDSKAGEKFKSAAQGLITLATYGLGMLVGFYVAGKITDANLISEGQHNWNSIWIFPAVFAVAVMILFAIFFKNEKIEYKDS; encoded by the coding sequence ATGAAGAAATTCATTCAGTTTCAGTTATCCTTAATGATGTTCTTAGAATTTTTCATTTGGGGTGGCTGGTTTGTAACTATGGGTATATATTTACCGAATTCTTTGAAAACCAGTGGAGGAGAAATCGCAATGGCCTACTCTACTCAATCTTGGGGTGCTATTATTGCTCCTTTTATTATTGGATTGATCGCGGATCGATTTTTTAATGCAGAACGGATCTTAGGGATATTGCATCTTATTGGAGCTTTACTCATGTATCAAATGGCTAACGCTACTGATTTTTCAGCCTTCTATCCTTATGTATTAGGATATATGATTGCCTATATGCCTACTCTAGCTTTGGTTAACTCTGTTTCTTTTAATCAGATGAATGATCCTGCAAAACAGTTCTCTTTTGTAAGAGTATTTGGAACTATCGGATGGATCGCTGCAGGACTAGTTATTAGTTATGCCTTTCATTGGGATTCTGAAGAAGGAGTAGCCTCTGGAATGCTAAAAAACACCTTTTTAATGACAGCTATAGCTTCTGCTGTTTTGGGAATATTTAGTTTCACTTTACCCAAGACACCTCCTAAAGCCAGTAAAGAGCAAAAAATAACTATATCGGATATTTTAGGATTGGATGCTATAAAACTTCTAAAAGACAGAAACTTTTTAATGTTTTTTATTGCTTCAATTCTAATTTGCATTCCTCTAGCATTTTACTACCAACACGCAGGACAGTTTTTGGGTGAAATTGGTGTAGCTAATCCAGCCGCAAAGATGACTATTGGTCAAATATCCGAAGTACTTTTTATGCTCCTCCTTCCTTTTTTCTTTAAAAAGTTTGGGTTTAAAAAAACCATTTTAGTTGGAATGTTAGCTTGGGGAATCAGGTATTTATTATTCGCCTATGGTAATTCAGGGGAGCTAGCTTTTATGCTTATTGTTGGTATCGCATTACATGGAATTTGTTATGATTTCTTTTTCGTTTCTGGACAGATTTATACAGATTCTAAAGCTGGAGAAAAGTTCAAAAGTGCAGCACAAGGCTTAATTACCTTAGCAACCTATGGTTTGGGAATGCTTGTTGGGTTTTATGTTGCTGGAAAAATCACAGATGCTAATCTTATATCAGAAGGACAACACAATTGGAATAGCATTTGGATATTCCCTGCTGTTTTTGCAGTAGCAGTCATGATATTATTTGCTATCTTCTTCAAGAATGAAAAAATAGAATATAAAGATAGTTAA
- a CDS encoding sugar phosphate isomerase/epimerase, which produces MYKTIFKGLICLLIISSCKNNTKENTTTIEQKEEKIPEQPVASEPYFELSLAQWSLHKEIQSGKLDPIDFAQKAKELGFTGVEYVSQLYTYKDAKDPAKALQQLLDTLKIESEKHNVQNLLIMVDGEGDLAVIDEKVRNQTVENHKKWVDAAQFLGCHSIRVNLFGTNDPEKWVEVATDGLTKLSEYAATKSINVIVENHGYLSSDGALLAKVMKNVNKPNCGTLPDFGNFCLEREGGERWGAKCIKEYPKYKGIEELMPFAKGVSAKSYDFDAEGNETTIDYKKMLEIVKASGYQGYIGVEYEGERLGEIEGIIATRDLLTNLSKKLN; this is translated from the coding sequence ATGTACAAAACCATCTTTAAAGGGCTTATCTGTCTATTAATTATTAGTTCCTGTAAGAATAATACAAAAGAAAATACTACAACAATCGAACAGAAAGAAGAAAAGATACCTGAACAACCTGTAGCATCAGAACCTTATTTCGAGTTGTCATTAGCACAATGGTCTCTTCATAAAGAAATACAATCTGGTAAATTGGATCCCATAGATTTTGCACAAAAGGCAAAAGAACTAGGGTTTACCGGAGTAGAATATGTAAGTCAACTATATACTTATAAAGACGCAAAAGATCCGGCTAAAGCATTACAACAACTTTTGGATACATTAAAAATAGAAAGTGAAAAACACAATGTACAGAACCTCTTAATTATGGTAGATGGTGAAGGAGACTTAGCTGTTATCGATGAAAAAGTACGAAATCAAACCGTAGAAAATCATAAAAAATGGGTTGATGCAGCACAGTTTTTAGGATGCCACTCTATACGAGTAAATCTATTCGGAACAAATGATCCCGAAAAATGGGTAGAAGTTGCTACTGATGGGTTGACTAAACTATCCGAATATGCCGCTACTAAAAGTATTAATGTAATTGTTGAAAATCACGGATACTTATCTTCTGATGGTGCCCTGCTCGCAAAAGTTATGAAAAATGTTAATAAGCCAAATTGCGGTACCCTTCCCGATTTTGGTAATTTTTGTTTAGAACGCGAAGGGGGCGAACGATGGGGCGCTAAATGTATCAAGGAATATCCAAAATATAAAGGTATAGAAGAACTCATGCCATTTGCTAAAGGTGTAAGCGCTAAATCTTATGATTTTGATGCAGAAGGAAATGAAACTACTATAGATTATAAAAAGATGCTAGAAATTGTAAAAGCATCTGGATACCAAGGTTATATTGGAGTGGAATATGAAGGAGAACGACTAGGCGAAATCGAAGGTATTATCGCAACAAGAGATTTATTGACCAACCTTTCCAAAAAACTAAACTAA
- a CDS encoding Gfo/Idh/MocA family protein, translated as MTRLKMGMVGGGTGSFIGDVHRKAASIDGMIDLVCGAFSSSKEKSLTSAKELGISDNRAYGSFEEMIKEEAKLSEEERMDFVAIVTPNHMHFPPAKMALEYGFHVICDKPLSLTLDEAIELEKVVTSSERVFALTHNYTGYPMVKQARAMIAKGDLGTIRKINAHYLQGWLSTAVEKTGQKQAAWRVDPKRSGIGGALGDIGTHAENLIEYITDIKINAIAADLTAFGEGRSLDDDGNVLLRFENGAKGIMSFSQIATGEENNLGVKIYGTKGSVEWYQENPNQLIVKWLDQPKQIYTPGGNGTYPASSEYVRIPAGHPEGYLEGFATIYRSFAKELINVKNGKSISDNPDFPTVTDGVRGMKFIYAAVESSKNNANWIKI; from the coding sequence ATGACGCGACTAAAAATGGGAATGGTCGGTGGTGGCACCGGTTCATTCATAGGTGATGTACATCGTAAAGCTGCTAGCATAGACGGAATGATCGATTTGGTTTGTGGGGCATTTTCTTCTAGTAAGGAAAAAAGTCTTACTTCTGCAAAGGAACTCGGCATATCGGACAACAGAGCCTACGGAAGTTTCGAAGAAATGATCAAGGAAGAAGCTAAGCTTTCAGAAGAAGAACGTATGGATTTTGTAGCAATTGTTACTCCTAATCATATGCATTTCCCCCCAGCAAAAATGGCTTTAGAATATGGTTTTCATGTAATATGTGATAAACCTCTTTCTTTAACCTTAGACGAAGCTATCGAATTAGAAAAGGTAGTAACTTCTTCAGAAAGAGTATTTGCGTTGACCCATAATTACACTGGATACCCGATGGTGAAACAAGCAAGAGCTATGATTGCTAAAGGAGACCTGGGAACCATCAGAAAAATTAATGCACACTATCTACAGGGGTGGCTTTCTACTGCAGTAGAGAAAACTGGTCAAAAGCAAGCGGCCTGGAGAGTAGATCCTAAACGCTCTGGAATTGGAGGTGCCTTAGGAGATATTGGAACACACGCCGAAAACCTCATAGAATATATAACAGATATTAAAATAAATGCAATTGCTGCGGATCTTACTGCTTTTGGCGAGGGACGTAGTCTTGATGATGATGGAAATGTTTTACTACGTTTTGAAAATGGAGCCAAAGGAATTATGTCATTTTCTCAAATAGCAACTGGAGAAGAAAATAATCTTGGGGTTAAAATCTATGGTACAAAGGGCAGTGTAGAATGGTATCAGGAAAATCCAAATCAGCTTATTGTTAAATGGCTGGATCAACCTAAACAAATCTATACCCCTGGTGGTAATGGAACCTATCCTGCATCATCAGAGTACGTTAGAATTCCGGCAGGTCATCCTGAAGGATATTTAGAAGGTTTTGCAACGATTTATAGAAGCTTTGCCAAGGAATTAATAAATGTCAAAAACGGAAAATCTATTTCTGATAATCCGGATTTCCCAACAGTCACTGATGGTGTTCGTGGAATGAAGTTTATATATGCCGCAGTAGAAAGCAGTAAAAACAACGCTAACTGGATTAAAATATAA
- a CDS encoding gluconate 2-dehydrogenase subunit 3 family protein: protein MNRREALKNIGLSAGYIAATPTILSILQSCQKEYVLDWTPELLSIDEGKALEQLVDLIIPETDIAGAKSVHVPMFIDKFINNALEEEEESQMFTYGAGVIMKELGVTEEKSIDDITVEAYDALLMKYLKLPKEKQKEYQEEMATVKTPEDLNTISQEAISFNFLSSVRGLSIYGFKTSKEIAENALNYLPVPGEYIGCDSVQNLTGGKDWAL, encoded by the coding sequence ATGAACAGAAGAGAAGCATTAAAAAACATAGGATTATCAGCAGGGTATATTGCTGCTACTCCAACAATACTAAGTATTTTACAAAGTTGTCAAAAAGAATATGTGTTAGACTGGACACCTGAACTTTTATCAATAGATGAAGGAAAAGCTCTAGAACAATTAGTAGATCTTATCATTCCCGAAACGGATATTGCAGGTGCAAAATCAGTACACGTACCTATGTTTATTGATAAATTTATTAATAACGCTCTTGAAGAGGAAGAAGAATCTCAAATGTTTACATATGGTGCTGGTGTTATCATGAAAGAACTAGGCGTTACTGAAGAAAAAAGTATAGACGATATCACCGTAGAAGCGTATGATGCGTTGCTTATGAAATACTTAAAACTTCCTAAAGAAAAACAAAAAGAATATCAGGAAGAAATGGCTACAGTAAAAACTCCTGAAGATTTAAATACTATTTCTCAGGAAGCCATATCCTTTAACTTTCTTTCATCTGTAAGAGGTTTATCCATTTATGGATTCAAAACTTCTAAAGAAATTGCAGAAAACGCACTAAATTATTTACCCGTTCCCGGAGAATATATTGGTTGTGATTCTGTTCAAAACCTAACCGGAGGAAAAGACTGGGCTTTATAA